The following is a genomic window from Myxococcota bacterium.
TTGGGGCGAGTGGACTCCACCGTCTCGTCGAGGTCGCGCATGGACACACTCGACGATCGGCGCGCGCGGGGGCGAGCTGAACGCGCTAGCGGAACTGCGCGACGAGCTGCGCGTCGATGCCGGCGAGCGTGGCGTGGAACGCGCTCTGGAGTGCGCGGTCGAGCATGCGCGTGCGAGCGAGCTCCGTGACCAGCGTGCGCACGCGATCCTTGCCTGAGATGCGGAACATCATCTCCAGCGCGGCGTACGACTCGAGATAGGCGAGCTCGGCGGGCGCCTGCGACAGGCCCGCCAGCGTGGGCCCGCACAGGTCCATGAGCGGGATCCACTGGCCCGAAGCCACCGCGGCGCGCAGGCGCGCGTCCTCCGTGCCGTCGAGCTGGCTGCGGCCCAGGGCCAGCCGTTCGAAATACACGGCCAGGCCCTCGTTCAGCCAGGCCGGCCACAGGTCGCGCGGCGCGAGTGAGTCGAGCGCCGAATGCAGATATTCGTGGTGCAGGGTCGAGATCAGCCGCGCGTCGAGTGTCTGGCTGCCGCGCACGTGGATCGCGCCGTCCCAGAAGCCGGCGGCGCGGAAGCCGAAGCGCGAGGCGTACTCCGCGTCGAAGACACTCGGCTCGTACACGTACACCTTCACGCGCGAGCGCGGCTCGAGGTGCAGCAGGTCGCGCACGCGCTCGTGGGCCGACTCGAGCGTCGCGAGCACGCCGCGCTCGAACTCGCGTGACCCGCTCGGCCCCGAGTAGCGCGCGAAGCCGAGCGCCTCGAACAGCTGGAAGTGGCTCGAGCTGCGCTCGTTCCAGCCGCTCTCGCCGGCAACCGCCGGGACGCAGAGCAGAAACGTCAGCGCAAGCGCGAATGCGGGGGTGCGGCGCACGAGCCCAGTCTAGCGCGAAATCCGCGTTAACCCCTTGCGGAAGGGTCCTTTCATGCTATTTGCCGCCTGTGCCGAATTCTCGGCGCCGTCACATTTTTGGGAGTTTTCGAACATGGGCATGAAGAAGAAGGCCGCGAAGGCGAAGGGCGACTCGATGATCATCTCGAAGTCGCGCGTGAAGGCGGCCGCGTCGAAGTGCAACGTCGGGAGCGAGTTCTACGGCGCTCTCGAGGCGCACGTTCGCGAGGTGATTGCCGCGGCTCAGAACCGCGCGACGGCCAACGGCCGCAAGACGCTCCGCCCTCAGGACGTCTGAATCCCACCCGAGCGTGGGTAGGGTGCCCACGCGATCATCGGGAAAGTCGCAGTGCACGCCGGCCGGGGCGACCCGGTCGGCGTTCGCGTCTCTGCGACCGGCTAGAGCCCGGGGTGATAGACTGCGCGCTTCCGCGTCGGAGGGGACGAATGCGCGCGATCGTCGTCGAGCGCTGGCAGGAACCGAAAGAGCTCGTCGCGCGCGAGTGGCCCGATCCGGTGCCGCGCGCGGGCGAGGTCGTGCTCGACGTCGAAGCGGCGGGCTGCAACTTCTTCGACATCCTGCTGGTGCAGGGCAAATATCAGATGAAGCCGCCCTTCCCCTTCATTCCGGGGGCGGAGGTGGCCGGCGTCGTGCGCGAGCTCGGCCCCGGGGTCACGAGCGTGCGCGCGGGTGACCGCGTGTTCGGCGGGCTCGCGCTGGGCGCGTTCGCCGAGAAGGTCGCCATACCGGCCTCGGCGCTGCATCCCATGCCCGAGACCATGAGCTTCCCCGAGGCCGCGGCGTTTCCCGTGGTGTATCCCACGTCGCACGCGGCGCTGACCCTGCGCGCCCACCTGAAGCCCGGCGAGACACTCCTGGTGCACGCGGCCGCGGGCGGCGTGGGCGTGGCGGCGGTGCAGATCGGCAAGGCGCTGGGCGCGCGCGTGATCGCGACCGCCGGTGGCGCCGAGAAACTCGAGGTCGCGCGCCGCGCGGGTGCCGACGTCGCGATCGACTACTCGCGCGGCGACTGGGTCGAGGCGGTGAAGCAGGCCACGGGCGGCCGCGGCGCGGACGTGATCTACGACCCGGTCGGCGGCGAGATCTTCGACGGCTCGATGAAGTGCATTGCCTGGAACGGCCGCCTGCTCGTGATCGGCTTCGCGGGCGGAGTGATTCCCGAGGTCAAGGCCAACCGGATCCTGCTCAAGAACATCTCCGTGGTCGGCCTGCACTGGGGCGCTTATGCGCAGAACGAGCCCGCGCGCGTGCCCGAGGTGTTCGCGGAGCTCGCCAAGCTGTACGAGCAGGGCAAGGTGAAGCCGATGATCTTCGGGACCTACGGGCTGGACGAGGTGCCGCAGGCGCTGGAAGCGCTCGCCGGCCGCGCGACCTTCGGCAAGGTGATCATCGCGCCTTAGCGATTGACTTCGTTCGCCTGCGGCTCCGGCCTCCCTCAGTCACCGGGAGCCCCGCGCAAGCGTGCTTGCGCGAGGCCCCCGGCCCGCGTCTGCGCCGAAACTGACCAAGCACGGGGATTGCAGGGTTTCCGTTTGCTGCGGTGGCAGTCGCAGCAAGAGCTTGAGTCGGATGGCGGCGCCGCGCGGAGCGCTGAGGGGTTGTCGCGGAGTGGTACGACGCGCCGCGCGTTTCGGTTTCAGCGCAGCTCGGGGGGGGCGGGCGCTTGCGCGGCGAAGTCCTCCCAGGCGAGCGACTCGGCGTGCAGCCAGTGGCGCGGCAGCGCGGCGGGCGAGCCGTAGAGCGCGTCGCCCACGACCGGGAAGCCGAGATACGCCAGCGTCGCCCGGATCTGGTGGCGCACGCCGGTCTGCATCTCGATCTCGACCAGGCTCTCGTCGCTGCCGGTGCGGCGGGCGCGGATGCGCGAGCGCGCGAGCCGCCCGCCGCGAGATACCACGCGCACGTGGTCGCCGCGGCTCTCGAGCGCGAGCTCGACCTCGCGCTCGCCCGTGAACGCGCCGTGCACGCGCGCCACGTAGCGTTTGTGAACGCGTTTCTCCGCGAAGGCGGCTCGGGCCCGCTGCCAGGACTCGTTGCCGAGCGCGAACAGCAACACGCCCGACGTGCCGGGATCGAGCCGGTGCACCACGCCCGAACGCAGACCGCCTTCGCCCACCCCCGCGACTTCGGGGAAGCGCGCGATGAACGCGTTCAGCGCGGTGTCTCGCTCGCTCGCGTCGAGCGGGTGAGTGGGCTGACTCGCGGGCTTGTCGATCGCCACCCAGCGCGAGTCTCTCGCCACGACCCGGAGCTCGAGCTCGGGGCTCGCGAGCGGCGGGTCGTCGGGCCGCGCGAACGCGAGCACCCAGATCTCCTCGCCGGCGCGCAGCAGGGTGCCCTTCGCGGCCGGCCGGCCGGCGAGCAGCACGCGCTCGGCGGCGACCAGCTTGCGCGCGTAGCCGCGAGACACGCCCAGCCGCCGCGCCACCACGTGGTCGAGCCGCGCGCCCGCGTCGGCGGGCTCCACGGCGAAGCGGCAGGGTTGCTCCATGGCGGCCGATGATGGCAAAACGCAGCGCCGCTATGCTGGCAGCGCGGGGAGGGGAGCCTTGTCGATCGTCGAACGTCTGGGACTCGGAGAGCGGGAGCGCGTGGTGGTCGTGCACGTCGACGACCTGGGCATGTCGCGCGCGGCCAACAGCGGCGGCGTGGCCGCGCTCGAGGGCGCCGCGACCTGCGGCAGCATCATGGTGCCGTGCCCGGGCTTCGACGAGATCGCGCGCATCGCCAAAGCGCGCCCCGAGCTCGACCTGGGCGTGCACCTCACCTTGAACTGCGAGTACGCCGGCTACCGCTGGCGGCCGGTCTCGGCCGAGGCGCCGAGCCTGGTGGCGCGCGACGGCGGCATGTGGGAGACCACGCGCGAGACGGTCGAGCACGCGACCGCCGAGGACGCCGAGCGCGAGATGCGCGCGCAGGTCGACCGCGCGCTGGCCGCGGGCATCGACGTGACTCACATCGACGCGCACATGGGCACGGCCTTCAACCTGAAGTTCGTCGACGCCTACTTCCGCATCGCCAGCGCGTACCGGCTGCCGGCGTTCGTGCCGCGCATCCGGGCGCGCGACCTGCCCGCGCACGGGCTGCCGGACCGGATCGCCGAGTATGCGCGCCGCATCGACGAGGCCGAGGCCGCGGGCTTCCCGATCTTCGACCACTTCGACGCCGACTCACTCGACTTCCCACCCGGCTCGGGGCTGGCGCACAACCAGACGCGCCTCGACCGGCTGGGCTCGGGTCTTTCGTATCTCATCACCCACTGCGCGCAGGGCGGAAGCGAGCTCGAGTCGATCACGCCCGACTGGCGCCAGCGCGACGAGGAGCGAAAGATCTACAGCGACGGCAGCATGCGCGACGCGCTCGCGGCGCGCGGCATGCGCACGATCGGCATGCGGCCGCTGCGCGACCTGCTGCGCGCGAAGACCAGACACTAGGCGCGCGGCTCGCTCCGAACGCGCACGCCGCGCTTCTCGAGCTCGCCCAGCGCCGCGGCGGGCGCGATCGCCTCGCGCGGCGCAGACAGACCCGCGGGCACGTGGCCCTCTAGCACGGCGGCAGTCAGTGCGCCGGCGAGCGCCGCGGCGGGGGTGAGCGCGTCGGCCGCCAAGAGCTCGATCTCGGCCACGGGCTCGCGCGCATCGGCCTGGGCGAAGGCGCGCGCGGCCACGGCGAAGCCGGCGCCCGCCCCGCGAGACACCACGCGCGAGATCGCGCGCGCGAACGCGCCTTCGCGCGGCTCCAGATAGCGCAGCTCGCCCACCAGGTGTGACTCGGCGAAGCCCGTGAGATCGGCGCAGGCCGCCTGACCGAGCGCGCGCCGGCCGATCGGCTCCGAGAAGCGCCACAGCTCGGGCAGCCGCCTGCCGCGCGCGGGCTCGCTGGCGCGCGCCTCGGCCTGGTCGCGGCGCGCGGTCTCGGTCTCGAGGAACGGGCCGGTCGACGCGATCTCGAGCCGCTGCATCGCCGCCACGCGCCGCACGAGTGACTCGGCCAGGATCCCGGGAATGCCCGGCAGCGCGCCCGCGTGCAGCACCACCGGGACCTGCGCCTTCCAGGCCAGCTCCGCCACGTGCGCGCGGCTGCGCGCGGGCAGCGGCACCGGCGAGAGACCCACGAACGGCACGCGCAGCTCGAGCGCGCACTGCAGCGCGCGCACCTGGTCGCCGCCGCAGCACGCCAGCACCGCCGCCGCGCCCTCGAGCACTCGCGCGAGCACGCGTGGCTCCGAAGCGTCGGCGTAGCCGGCACTCGCGCGGTCGCCGAACGAGAGCGCGAGAGACTCGGCGCGCTGCACGTTCCGGCCAGCCACGCGGATCGGCGCGCGCGTGCGGGCGGCCAGCTCCTGCACGCAGAGCCGCCCCACCCGCCCGTAACCGCCGAGCACGACCACCGGCCCCAGCACCTCTGACTCCTCTCCAGCGACCGCACCGGCTAGCATAGCGCGCGTGCGCGGGTCGACTGACCAGCGCGGCCTGCGCGCGCCTCGAGGGCATCGGGGCGCGCTAGCCGATCAGCTCCTCGAGCGTCGGATAGCCCGCGTCGGCCGGAATCACCACCCGGCGCTTGCCTTCGCGCTCGCGCACGACCGGCAGGATCGGCACGAGCGAGCGCAGGCGCGACGCCGCGAGCGCGTCGTGCGCGCGCGCGTGGCCGAGCAGTGTCTCCAGGTTCGCCCAGGTGGGCAGGATCATGTGGCGCTTTCCGGCGCGGAATTCCGACAGCCCCTGCGCGGGCCGCAGCCACACGTGGTCGGTGAGCTCGACGCCGTCGTGCAGCGCCTCCTGGCCGGGCGGTGTCTCGGCTGCGAAGAAGATCGTGTCGAAGCGGCGCGGCGAGTCTTCGGGCGTGATCCAGTGCGCGTGCACGGCCAGGAGGTCGGCGGCGAGCACCAGGTCCTCGGCCTGGACCAGCGCGCGAAACGACGCGTCGCCCGCCTGCACGGCCAGGCGGTGGCGCGCCAGCGCGGCGGCGCTGGGCCGGTCGAGCAGCTCGGCGGCACCGCGCCGGCGCGCGAGCAGCACGCCCGCCTCCTCGAAGGTCTCGCGGATCGCCGCCACGAAGAAGCCGAGCGCGAGCTCGGGCGAAACCGTGGGCAGCGCCGCTGCCGCCTGCGCGGGAGTGACTCCCGCGACGCGCTCGGCCAGCGCGTGGTCCTCCTCGTCCACCCGGCCGCCGGGAAACACGTAGGCGTCGGGCAGGAACTCACTGCGCGAGTGGCGCTCCAGCAAGAGCACCTCGGGCCCGGCGCTCGTGTCGCGCAGCAGCATCACGGTGGCGGCGGGCACGGGAGCGACGGGCATGCGGCGATCCTATAGCATGCGCCCCCGTGGTGCCGGCGGAAGACACCGGGCTGCGCTTGCGCGAGCTCTACTCGGCGCGCGCGGTCGACGAGCGCATTGCCGAGCTGGCCGGTGAGATCGCGCGCGCGCTCGCCGGCGCCGCGCCGCTCTTGGTGGTGATTGCGGAGGGCGCGCGACGCTTCGCGCAGCGCCTGTCCGAACGGCTCGCCGAGCAGGGCGTGCGCGGCGAGCAGCGCTTCGTGCGCGCGCGCCGCTCGAGCGGGCTCGAGCTGCGGCCGGTCGAGCTCGAAGGCTGCGAGCCCGCGCAGTTCCACGCGCGCGACGTGGTGATCCTGGACGACATCGCCGACGAGGGCCGCACGCTCGAAGCGGTGACTGAGCGCGTGCGCGCGGGCGGGCCGCGTTCGCTGCGCACGGCGGTGCTGGTCTCGAAGCTCTCGCGCCGGCAGGTCGCGCTCGCGCTCGACCACGTGGGCTTCGAGGTCGCGCGCGGCTGGGTCGTGGGCTACGGCATGGACCTCGACGACGCCTACCGCGAGCTCGACTGGCTCGGAGTCATGGAAGGCACCGAGTGACTGGTGACTAGGGCTCGACCAATAGCACCGTGACGTTGTCGTGCCCGCCGGCCGCGTTCGCGCGGTCGACCAGCGCGCGCGCCGCC
Proteins encoded in this region:
- a CDS encoding NAD(P)H-binding protein; this encodes MLGPVVVLGGYGRVGRLCVQELAARTRAPIRVAGRNVQRAESLALSFGDRASAGYADASEPRVLARVLEGAAAVLACCGGDQVRALQCALELRVPFVGLSPVPLPARSRAHVAELAWKAQVPVVLHAGALPGIPGILAESLVRRVAAMQRLEIASTGPFLETETARRDQAEARASEPARGRRLPELWRFSEPIGRRALGQAACADLTGFAESHLVGELRYLEPREGAFARAISRVVSRGAGAGFAVAARAFAQADAREPVAEIELLAADALTPAAALAGALTAAVLEGHVPAGLSAPREAIAPAAALGELEKRGVRVRSEPRA
- a CDS encoding NADPH:quinone oxidoreductase family protein, whose product is MRAIVVERWQEPKELVAREWPDPVPRAGEVVLDVEAAGCNFFDILLVQGKYQMKPPFPFIPGAEVAGVVRELGPGVTSVRAGDRVFGGLALGAFAEKVAIPASALHPMPETMSFPEAAAFPVVYPTSHAALTLRAHLKPGETLLVHAAAGGVGVAAVQIGKALGARVIATAGGAEKLEVARRAGADVAIDYSRGDWVEAVKQATGGRGADVIYDPVGGEIFDGSMKCIAWNGRLLVIGFAGGVIPEVKANRILLKNISVVGLHWGAYAQNEPARVPEVFAELAKLYEQGKVKPMIFGTYGLDEVPQALEALAGRATFGKVIIAP
- a CDS encoding RluA family pseudouridine synthase: MEQPCRFAVEPADAGARLDHVVARRLGVSRGYARKLVAAERVLLAGRPAAKGTLLRAGEEIWVLAFARPDDPPLASPELELRVVARDSRWVAIDKPASQPTHPLDASERDTALNAFIARFPEVAGVGEGGLRSGVVHRLDPGTSGVLLFALGNESWQRARAAFAEKRVHKRYVARVHGAFTGEREVELALESRGDHVRVVSRGGRLARSRIRARRTGSDESLVEIEMQTGVRHQIRATLAYLGFPVVGDALYGSPAALPRHWLHAESLAWEDFAAQAPAPPELR
- a CDS encoding phosphoribosyltransferase family protein, with product MVPAEDTGLRLRELYSARAVDERIAELAGEIARALAGAAPLLVVIAEGARRFAQRLSERLAEQGVRGEQRFVRARRSSGLELRPVELEGCEPAQFHARDVVILDDIADEGRTLEAVTERVRAGGPRSLRTAVLVSKLSRRQVALALDHVGFEVARGWVVGYGMDLDDAYRELDWLGVMEGTE
- a CDS encoding ChbG/HpnK family deacetylase, translated to MSIVERLGLGERERVVVVHVDDLGMSRAANSGGVAALEGAATCGSIMVPCPGFDEIARIAKARPELDLGVHLTLNCEYAGYRWRPVSAEAPSLVARDGGMWETTRETVEHATAEDAEREMRAQVDRALAAGIDVTHIDAHMGTAFNLKFVDAYFRIASAYRLPAFVPRIRARDLPAHGLPDRIAEYARRIDEAEAAGFPIFDHFDADSLDFPPGSGLAHNQTRLDRLGSGLSYLITHCAQGGSELESITPDWRQRDEERKIYSDGSMRDALAARGMRTIGMRPLRDLLRAKTRH
- a CDS encoding NUDIX hydrolase, which produces MPVAPVPAATVMLLRDTSAGPEVLLLERHSRSEFLPDAYVFPGGRVDEEDHALAERVAGVTPAQAAAALPTVSPELALGFFVAAIRETFEEAGVLLARRRGAAELLDRPSAAALARHRLAVQAGDASFRALVQAEDLVLAADLLAVHAHWITPEDSPRRFDTIFFAAETPPGQEALHDGVELTDHVWLRPAQGLSEFRAGKRHMILPTWANLETLLGHARAHDALAASRLRSLVPILPVVREREGKRRVVIPADAGYPTLEELIG
- a CDS encoding DUF1931 domain-containing protein, whose product is MKKKAAKAKGDSMIISKSRVKAAASKCNVGSEFYGALEAHVREVIAAAQNRATANGRKTLRPQDV